Part of the Drosophila pseudoobscura strain MV-25-SWS-2005 chromosome 2, UCI_Dpse_MV25, whole genome shotgun sequence genome, AGATTTTCCGTCCATCTGACGACCATCTGAATTATTGCCCGCATCGTTGGAGAGGGAAACGGAGGACATGTAAAGTGAATTCCAATTAGGCGACCAACATGGACCCaggatctacaaagtggaggTATAATGGAATATAGTGGAGGAGAAACAATCTGGTAATGGGAGTAACATCTTCCGAAAACTCTTCTGTGAACTTCTTTTCCAGGTATAATACAAATCTGAATCTGTTTATAAATCTGCCATACTGTTATCTGCCATAAACTAATTTCGGCATCTCTGCGAAGTGCAAAGCAAATCCCTGCTTAAATCCACAGTATATTCGTATCTTTCTTGGGTCTCTTGCATTCCCCCCAAGTCGTAATTTCCactgaaaaatattttatatcgtatatattttataatctaTAAACAATCTGTATAAATTACGCATATTACGATTAGTGCTTCGAGTAGTTCCATCTGTACAGCGTGTTTTGAAAGCTGTTCAATAAGTAAAAGATAAAATAGCCAAACATTTCATAGATCTGTCAAAAGCACAGGTAAATATCAATAAATTAAAGAAAGTAATGGTTTTCTTAGATTTTGCATTAAGCTAAATCCTGATTTACTGACAGATGGTAATGGGAACTCGCTTGTGGCTTGGAAACACCTAAGGAAACGTCTTTAGCGCCTGTTGGGAGAACCCTTAATAAACCtaaacaaattataattaGCTTCTGATTGAGAATAGTCAACAATCTACCAACCATTCGTGACAAGGTCATAGCCCCCCCATAGAATCGTTTTTGCACTGGGTATTGCCCTTTCTTATCCGACGGAGACTTTAATGCGGTTCCAGGCGGTTTGCtttcttgaaatttttgcGCAATGCTTTATTTATCTTGCCCCGAAAATCCCAAGAACCCCAAACCCGTTCCCAATCCCGGACCCCAGTCGCTTGACAGGCGAACAGACGTGAGCAAAAGACCCCCAGCCCCAGAATTTAGCTAACACATTTATAAACAATGTAGAATTTTGTGCAAACCGCCCCCTCTCCCCAATGAGATCATGCCACTGCTAATTGTTTGacaaagaacaacaacatcagTTGCTCATCCCGATCCCTATCCCGATCCCGGCATGAGCTgtggggagcagcagcagcagcagcagcaagtaaacaaaacaaaagcaaacgagACGCAAATCGTACTACGATAAATGATAACAACATTTGAACGAAAGACTTGCGTACGCGCGGCACGTACGCAAAATCGGAGACGACCACCCAAGTGAATGGAATGACAGTACGTAACGGCACAGAACGGAACGGCACGGAACGGCACGGCACGGAACGGACCACCCACCCGGTAAGCCCCGAACgataacaacaaaagcaacgaaACGCGCAAAATTTCGATGATTCAGCAACGAGCAAAAGAATTTCCACATATAGACAGGGTGTGCAAAAACCATATTTATGGTATCTGTTAATGCCGGTTCTGGTGtgtaaaatgaaaacaaacacacCTATGAGAAAAAACAGCGGAGAAAGTAGGGGAGCCACGGATGCCGACGCTGTAGATACCCTAAGGAAATACAATCATCAGGTATTCTATGCTACTATGCTGGAGATTATTATTAGCAGGGATTATTCACGAGTTTTAGCTGacaaaaaacagctgattgTTGGCCTTCAAGCAGTGCAATATTTCATCTAAATGTTGAGTGTCCCTTCTCTTATGGGACATTTGTGCAGCAATGACTGCGAGTGCAGTCAATCGTAGAGGAATGTAGTATTCAAATTCTGCTTGTTTCGATTTAGCACAGAGTCTGGTTCTCCAGGAAACACTCGGATGGGATATATCTCTCTCCCGGTTTCCATTCACTGCCCTTTAGAGGGTAGCCCCGTCCAGTGAGGGTATTGAAAAGTGATTATACACAATTTTTGGTACGGACAAACTGCGCAACAGAATAATTACAATGTCAGCGCTGTCCGGGTGTCGGTGTCCGGGAAAATGCGACTGCAGTCAGTCGAATCGCAGCGAGCGACCGCCATATGCATTCGATTCCCGGGCACGTAATGCCCAAAGGTAAACATTCGCCCCGCTCTCCCCTCCCAGGAGCCTCTTCTCTCCCACGGCACTCCGGGCACAATCTAATCGCCTCCGagggggcacggggcatgaGATTCATAAATTTCGAGCTCAAATAAAGAACTTTGAGTGGGGAGATGGCAGATGGACGGTTAGAGTCATCCGTCATAAGTCATCGCACGTAACGCTTATCGATAATTGCCTCGATATGCAAGTGGGTAAGGAATGCACACTAATCTGCCTTCGCGCACACTTCACCTTCGTGGCAAGATGGTTTGGCTAATTGCGCAAAAGTACTTCGAGTGTGCGGACGACAACTGTTTCGACTTGAAAAATGATCTAATCAAATGCACAATAACTCGAATATCAGCTATGGCAGATCCCACGTAGcccaaaacaaatatttacaagtACTTAACAATGAAGAATGTCATTTATTAAAGCTAGATCTATCGCTCAACAAAGAACACAAATGATATGCACCAAAGGACTCCCCTAGCTATAGGAAAACCCCTTTCCTCTGTCTAAACCGATTTGAAACAAACGTCACAAGCATGTAATCCCCAAAAACCATTCGGAACACACACGTTAGACGGTTAGGaataacaaaatacaaacAGAAAAAGATCTCCCAGCAAGGGATCGACAGAAAAAAGACACCACAACAGCGAGGGGTAGCCCAGAAGGAGGATGAAGTACTTTCGTCAGCCCTGTCCCATACGGATTGTGGAGGACGCCGGCGGTGCCTTCATGATGGGCACCATTGGCGGGAGTCTGTTCCAGTTTCTGAAGGGATTCAGGGATGCTCCGACTGGAATTCGGCGCGGGCTCTACGGCGGATTGGATTCCGTCAAGTTGAGGACACCCGTGATTGCCGGCAGCTTTGCCGTTTGGGCCGCCACATTCAGCACTGTGGACTGCACAATGATCCACTACAGGCAGCGCGAGGACGCTTGGAACTCGATTGTGTGCGGCGCTGCAACGGGTGGCATTCTCTCTGCCCGCCAGGGCATCCGGCAAATGGCAAACGGTGCGCTGATCGGGTGTTTGGTGCTGGCCATGATCGAGGGAGCCAGCGCAGCCGTGGCCACAATCTCTgcagctgaacatcagtccaTTGCTCCAGGAGAGGCCCAAGGCAAGCAGCAGCGTCCGCAGTGGGATGTGCTCCAGGACGGGtccaaaaaggactccgagttCGAGCGAGTGCTGGACAAGTGTCCGTCGTTCAAGAGCTGCCACATGGGTACTGGCCCCCACTCGTTGTCGGACCTGGTCAAGATGGCCAACGTTGTCTAGTTATCCAGTGAATTCTTCCCTAGAAAAGCCTTCTATTTCTTGGCAATGGAAATCCAAATTATGTTCATGTTCGTATCGATTCATGTTGTGATCCTCACTCTCCGTCGAATGTCTCTGGAGTGCATTAAACGGAGGTGTCATTTATGTCGTTGCACAGCCACACACTCACCTGCCCGATCCCATGAAGCTGGCGTCTGCCAGGCCGATCTGGTAGCTGGAGCTCTTCTCCCcactgtggtggtggtgctggtggtgatggtgatggctCTGCCGCTGGCTGCCATCTCCCGATGGTTGGGTGTCCCCCTGTCCCGGTTGCCCGAGGAGATTCAACAGATTGTCCACCTCTGCCGGCCAGCTCTGGGCCTGATGGGCCGGCGTCATCATCTGGGCCGTGGAGCAATTGGCGCCAGCGCCACTGCCCTCCAGGGAGGTGGCTGCCAcggcctgctgcagctgttgcatCTGCTGcatcttgttgttgttgttcttctggCGGGCCAACAGGCGGCAGTCCTGCCGATGATTCGGCCAGTCCATGTGCTGGTGCGCCGCCGAGCAGTAGTAGATGGCCTTGCACTTGGCGCagcgcagcagctgctgggtGGTGCCGCAGATGGAGCAGCGCGGCGTCTCCATGTCTCGGCTCCGGTTGCGGTTCCCCGTGTCCTTGGCGCGTCCCCTGCTCATCATCACAGCATTGCAGTGGGCGGCAGTGGGCGCCGACGTCCGAGTTTAACCTTGAGAGCGCGCTGCGAGTGCGACTGCTTTTGGGTGGGTGTGTTTGTACCTTCGCCCCccgtcacacacacacacacacacacacacaaacaaacaaacgcaACCGCACAGAAATACAACACACGCGCGGATaagcaaaaacacacacagatagaaaacacccacacacggaAACGGGGCTGCGTCTCAGATTATTGGCGATTTCAGCTGGTTCCGACGAACGCTATCAATTATTTTGCAAAAATACGGCCGCGGCTCGTGTTAGCCACTTGTGCCCTGCACCATTTCACTCTTGGCCCTCTTTTCGTGGCTATTTAATCACGTAGGCCACACGAATATATGCCAAataaactacaacaaaaaagcGCACACACAATGCAGCTGATGCTTTATTCTGCTTCTTATCGGCTTTTCTCTCTTTAGTTGCGCTTTTCACTAGTCCACTTTTACGCCTCGCACCCTGGAGGTGCTAACCTTGACCTGGTTTAATGATTATCAGCGCATATTATGCGAAAAATAgcgcaaattaaaatttttagcCTAAATTTTTTTACGAGCTAGCGATGGGCGTAGACCGATACCCATCGATAGGCAATAGCTTCATCGCGCCCACGATATTCGGGCACTGCGCAACACTAATAGCCGGCAACTATCGATagcaatatttttgtaaactGTCATCACTGctacggtatatttacggtatctcggtatataatggtatattttgtcaaattcgtcaatttattaaatttcattttcaacggtatatagaaatccaataaaagcaagtatttagaataggccagtcaagtagaaaattaattcattaatcatataaaattatgtgggcaaagcTGAGAGATCAATATAGCTGGGAGGATTCGACGGAAGAAAGAATAAACAGGAATTTTTCGTCATAACCGGTtcacaacaatgagtcccattctatgcacacataccctgggggaaatggatgttatcgaattgtgaatatgtttgtcatccaAGGCTCCGtaggatcgagataaatatacaagatactaataatacacatgaatatgtctaaaacatatcaatttgagaaaaggtctttttTCATCTTCATATGAAATTAtcgaaatagggtgtacaaaggctATACAAGCATTAcacctgtttttttttttgttgaactatttgcttaaaccttgttttagtcaaaatacaataaaagcaaggactaaaaactagccaGTTAAGTACAAAATTgattcataaatatatatattttgaaacCGTCTtagtatgtttcggtatatttctgagggtcggaccgtATTTTTTaccgataaatccgcggtcataCTGATAAACAGATTCTGTGACATCCggaattttttgatttttttgattttgtagaAAACTTTCCCGTTTATCAGTGATAATGCTGTCAACAGAACGTGTTGCCAAGGTGGTGCTGGTGGATATTGAAGGCACCACCACGTCCATCAGCTTTGTGCATGATGTTCTCTTTCCCTATGCCAAGAACAATGTGAAAAAGTTCCTCGAAGAGTCCTGGGAGAGCAGTTCGGAGGTGAAACAGATTGTCCGAGAGCTGCAACAGGTGCCACAATACGCGGAGTACACTGCCACGTTGCGTGTACCTCCACAGGAAGTGGATGTGCAGGTCATCACAGGCTTTGTGCGCTATCTGATTGACAAAGATTTGAAGGTGACGCCGCTGAAAACGCTCCAGGGCCTTATCTGGCAGCAGGGCTATGAAACCGGCGAACTCATGGGCCAGTAAGATCTTAATCTTAGATAATTACTGCCTAATAAACCAATTATGAACTTGTATCCCTTCGCAGTGTCTTTAATGATGTGCCTGGGGCCTTTGAAGCTTGGCGTGAGGCAGGCCTTCGGATTGCCGTCTACTCCAGCGGCAGTGTGGCCGCCCAGAAGCTTATCTTCAGGTACAGCATTGTGGGGGACCTGTTGACCCATCTCAGCGCACACTTCGACACCCATGTGGGCCATAAACAGGAGTCCCAATCGTATGCAAACATCGCCCAGTCTTTGGGTGAAGATCCAAGTCACATTCTCTTCCTCACGGATATTCCTGGAGGTAAGTGCCGGATGGCTGCCAGAATACATTCATTTAATAGTGTTCTTTCCCTTgcagaagctgccgctgctcgtTCCGCTGGTCTACAGACTATTATTCTCCAGCGTCCAGGCAACACTCCCCTGACCGATGACCAGAAGTACAGCAACGAGCTGATTGCAGACTTCTCCTCGCTCCACACCTTGCAACTGCCCGAATAAATTTCTCCCAATGGGATCATCCAAAAAAGTATACATGTATTGTGGCTAGGTGCTTCAGAATTAAGTGCTTCTCTAGAGGAAGGCGCGGTCCACGCTGCACAAATCATCGCCGCTGTCGTGACTGGGTGTCTCCTGGTCCCTGGGTCGACGTGCGGATCGCTTGCTACGCTGCGACTGGCGCGAACAGGACTTCTCCGATCCATAGATCTTACGCAGCTGCTGTATCTTGCCATCAGCGTCCCCGGCCGGGCAGCTAGACTTCTTTCTGCGCTGCTTGCTGCTCTCGCACGCGTGTCGCCTGCCCTCGCTCTGGCAGGTGTGGCTCAGCTTGCCTACCTCCGGGCCCCAGAAGGTGGGTCCCTCCAGCAACAAGGGTGCGGACTTGACCCGCTGCCGCATCATGGTCATGTGCAGATCATACTGACGCTCCTGCAGGGCCTGCTCCGCCTTCCGCGTGGCCAATCGGATGGATAGCAGGGCTTTATGGGATTCACTAAAGGACACACAAAAATAGTTCAGCGAATTAAAGGTCTTCAGATCCTCGAGGGATACTGCACTCACTTGAGCGACATGGACTTCCAGGCGGGCGTCTTGCGAACCTCCCAATCGAACTGTGGCCTGGgatcgtggtaggtgcagttgTTCTTCAGCTCCTTGACCTTCTTCCGGGACACTTCGGCACGCAGAGTGGCTGCCAGATTGGGACGCGCCACTGGATGAAGGGGGGACACGCTGGGCGTCCGCTTTGGCATATCCTCCTCCAGCTCGAAGATTCTCAAAGGCGGCCGACACTTTTCCTCCGGTTCTGACTGCATCGCTGTAATCTTTGGCTTGCGTCCCCTGCCACGACGTCCGCGCCCTCGCCCAGTTGTGGAggcactgctgctgcgcttGGAAGACACGGATGGCGACTCTATCTGAATCTTGGGAACCACcttctcctccccctccttctTCGGTAGGAAATACTTGCTCAGTTTTGGCTGGCCAGTTCTAGGTGGCGTGAAACTCGAGTGCGGGGCAATCCCACCCAGATCGTTGACGCTGAAGCATCGGCGCAGCATCTCCCGGCGACACTTGGCTCGCTCAGCCGTGTGGCTTCCGGGCGGACCCGTTGGATGAGGCTTTTGTGCCGTCTGtgtgccactgctgctggtggtctTCGGCCGCTTGAACTCCTCCTCGAAGCTCTTCAGGGAACGCTTGAAGTCGGCCACCTCAACGGCATAGTCCTCCTTGAAGCTCTTCAGGCGACTCAGATCCCTCAGGCACTTGTCGTACTCCTCGCTTAGGCAACTGGAGATGGGAGTGATGACTACTGCGGGCGTGGAGCAGCGATTGGCATGGCTATGTGCTGTAGCTCTCAGTggtgtgggggtgggtggcACTGAGGCGGGAGCTGGATCCAGCACCAACGGAAGTCTCTTCTTTTTCCCCTTTCCCGCGCGTTTTTTTGACTTTCccaaggagctgctgctggcactggcacaaCGCTCCGCCGGGGGCTCGGCTCTGGGTTGCGCTCTGAGCTCACGGCTGGTGCTTCGCAGGCTCTCCAGAGTCGAGTAGAACTCCTCCTGGTGCATGTGCTTCACATCACAGTAGTCTGGAAAAGAACTCGAGCAATAAGTCACCGTAAATTATCCTTTTGGAACCACCACTCACCAGGTATACTGTCGTAAAACTTGGCCAGCGATCGGATCCCTGTCTGGGTGGTCCATCCAGGTGTCTCCGCCTCCATTGAGTCAGTGGATTTGGCGCGGCCCGTCTTGCCCGTCTGCTTCTTGCCGAGACACAGCTTCGGACGATTGTAGACCGGAGCCGGACAGTTGTTGCACGGATCTATGGGCACTTTGAGACATGAATTCAGATACGCGCGACCCGAGTGCGTACTCATGCTGGCGGGCGGAATGTGTGAAAAATAGTGGAAAAAGGAGCTTTATCAATATTGTGAAACGACTGTTTGGTGGCATTGTTGCCAGCGGTTACCTCCATGgcgtttgtttttgtgcatttCCGTTTTGGCCGATCCATTCGCCAGGTCACGCACAGTCCGGACATGTCTACGCAGTCGCCGGAGTGGCTTTAATTGTCCCAGATAATGTTAAACCTATATTTTAGATCATTTTAAATTGTCTTTTTTAGTGGTTTTCAAcgaaatttgtttataaatgtTATATTTACGTTAGAATATAACAATTCTGTTGGTTGGTCTGGCGGATTTGTATGATAATTTTAGGGCCCAtcctatataaatatatccgtAATTTGAATACATATAACGACTTATATCGTATTGAAACCAGACCATTTTTATGCGACCCTGAAGCCGGAGAATAAGATAAAATCGTAGCAATACATTACTCTAGGGAgaaggatattatagaattgaggaaATATTTGTCATCTCATTTGTCATAAATGCAAAAGCCAAGAAATGTATTGGGATCGAGATATTTAACTGAGAACTGTACCTCAGCGCAAGATCACTACCTTGCAATACATAAACTGTTAATGGTATACCAAAACAggtttttataaataaatattcctTTATCGAACTTCTCTATTACGAAGTTCCATACAACGAAGTTTTCTATATAATGAATTTATTTCCAGAACACTGAAATTCTATATGGAGCAAAAACATACTCTATATTACGAATTTTCCGTATAACGAATTTTCCATGAGATTCGCTATACGGAAGTTAGACTGTATATTTTTTGGATTTACTCATAATTGCGTTTTTAATACGATATGTTTTAGCTTCTCTTAtgcaacgaaaaaatgagtttttattttgaatgggCTATAAAAAGGGGTTTGCACTacaggcaaaaacagccaatgcaaattaaaaGGAATCGTACGAACCTCACCTCGCATGTGACGTCTGATTTtgtcttcaaggtatattaAGCATATGGGTGGACTTTACTTTGCTGCGTTGCACTTTCTTTTTCCGTTTTGCCCattgtccataccctcttttcCTCTCATTATGTAGAAAATGTTTAGTTACCGTGTAGTTGTCACTAGCGTTTTTTACCTGGATCCAAATAGCCCCCAGTTTCGGTGGGAGCCGCTAGTCTGCACTGTTTTCCCCCGTTCGTTTGCCCAGACGCGTCGCCTTTCGTTTCGTCGCGGAAAAGACACTATTTTGAAGCGGCGTATTTCCGCCAACGTACGATTTTACCTGCGTTACGTGTGAAACTTTTTCGCAAACGTCATTGGTGCTTAGACGAATTGATCAAAatttggccataaataaaagCAACCACAGCAGCAAGATGAGGCTGTACGCCGCAGCAACAGTTGcgctctttttgtttttggggggcCAAGCAGCTGGTGTGGAGCTGatggacgaggaggaggcggggAATGATcaggtgagtgtgtgtgcgtgttttgTTATGATTCAGCAGCGCGAAAATTGCGACATTTAACGCTTTTCCGTGAGTGTGAAGGCCAATAACGCTTTAAGTGAATAACGAAATCCCAAGTGACTAAAGCTTTTAAAGGGGGATAAGGGCACAACGGttaaatattaagaaaaataagcTATTTACAGTTAACTCACATTGCTTGCTTTgttaccacacacacacacatgcaataCATACCTCACACACAAAGAAACGTACATGCATGGGCAAGGTGTACCAATAAAAGGTGAAGCGGTCTCCCGGAACCCGTTCTCTCAATCTGTGATTGTTTTGCTTGAAAGCAGAGAGCAGACAAAGAGTGGAAGTGATAGCGGAAAACAAAATAGATAACTAGACGAAATAGCTCACCTTGCAGCAACTTTACCTTGTACAAATATGCGCCATATTTTCTTGTCCATtgtttgctctcttttttaaCCGTTGATTAGCGGACATGGTTCGTCTCTTTCTTTCCCACTTATCGAGCCGGGAAGGGACTGGCGAGCGCCTGCTTTGGATTCAATTTGTTCTACGTCGTGTTTTTTAAAATATGTAGTAGAATCATGTTAATCAGCTGTTTTCTTATCAGTTTGACCGATTGCACCAATTTGATCCGTCCTCTAACGCtattttagtatatttttattcacGATCGGCGGGGCTCTTAATTATACTTTTGCGACCGATTAGGCTTTCTTTGTGTGCGCTGATTTTTTCACGCGACTTGCGAATCTTTGGA contains:
- the Tim17a2 gene encoding probable mitochondrial import inner membrane translocase subunit Tim17 4; the protein is MKYFRQPCPIRIVEDAGGAFMMGTIGGSLFQFLKGFRDAPTGIRRGLYGGLDSVKLRTPVIAGSFAVWAATFSTVDCTMIHYRQREDAWNSIVCGAATGGILSARQGIRQMANGALIGCLVLAMIEGASAAVATISAAEHQSIAPGEAQGKQQRPQWDVLQDGSKKDSEFERVLDKCPSFKSCHMGTGPHSLSDLVKMANVV
- the Enoph gene encoding enolase-phosphatase E1; this encodes MLSTERVAKVVLVDIEGTTTSISFVHDVLFPYAKNNVKKFLEESWESSSEVKQIVRELQQVPQYAEYTATLRVPPQEVDVQVITGFVRYLIDKDLKVTPLKTLQGLIWQQGYETGELMGHVFNDVPGAFEAWREAGLRIAVYSSGSVAAQKLIFRYSIVGDLLTHLSAHFDTHVGHKQESQSYANIAQSLGEDPSHILFLTDIPGEAAAARSAGLQTIILQRPGNTPLTDDQKYSNELIADFSSLHTLQLPE
- the LOC4802490 gene encoding uncharacterized protein codes for the protein MSTHSGRAYLNSCLKVPIDPCNNCPAPVYNRPKLCLGKKQTGKTGRAKSTDSMEAETPGWTTQTGIRSLAKFYDSIPDYCDVKHMHQEEFYSTLESLRSTSRELRAQPRAEPPAERCASASSSSLGKSKKRAGKGKKKRLPLVLDPAPASVPPTPTPLRATAHSHANRCSTPAVVITPISSCLSEEYDKCLRDLSRLKSFKEDYAVEVADFKRSLKSFEEEFKRPKTTSSSGTQTAQKPHPTGPPGSHTAERAKCRREMLRRCFSVNDLGGIAPHSSFTPPRTGQPKLSKYFLPKKEGEEKVVPKIQIESPSVSSKRSSSASTTGRGRGRRGRGRKPKITAMQSEPEEKCRPPLRIFELEEDMPKRTPSVSPLHPVARPNLAATLRAEVSRKKVKELKNNCTYHDPRPQFDWEVRKTPAWKSMSLNESHKALLSIRLATRKAEQALQERQYDLHMTMMRQRVKSAPLLLEGPTFWGPEVGKLSHTCQSEGRRHACESSKQRRKKSSCPAGDADGKIQQLRKIYGSEKSCSRQSQRSKRSARRPRDQETPSHDSGDDLCSVDRAFL